CGCCGCCGCCACCGCGGACCCGTACACCGGTGAGACGTACTGGACGGACGGCGCCCGTGCCCACCTCCGCCACGCTGGCGCGGACACCCCGCTGGCGCCGAGCGCCGAGTCCGCTCTGGTGGACCTCAACCTCGACCCGCCCTACCCGAACGCCCCCGCCCTGCGGGTCGCCCGGCTGCTGACCGACCCGGACTTCGAGGCGGCCTTCCGCCCCCGCGTGGTGTCCACCACGCTCGCCGTCGCCTGGGTCGCGGCCGGCCGCCGCGCCGCCTACCTGACGGACGGCCACCTCGCCGACAGCGTCCACTTCGCCGCCGGCATCGCACTCTGCGAGGCGGCCGGTTGCACCGTCACCGACCTGCGCGGGCGCCCCGTGCACAGCGCCGAAGGCGGCCTGATCGCCGCCGCCGACCCCGCCACCCACGCCCGCCTGCTCGACCTGATCACCCGTCAGGCCAGCCCGGCCGTACCCCGGTAAGCCCGTCACGCGCCCTGGTGGACGACACCCCACCACCGGCACCCTTGGTCAGCACCACGAAGCCCCGTCCTGCCCCGCGTAGCCCCGCACCACAGGGCAACGCCACCGCCCCGCGAAGCACCACCGCGGGACAGCAGCACCGCCACCCCCGTTCGCCGAGCCGCCCGGAGGCCCCGCATGGTGTTCCACAGCGACTACCCGACAGTTGCCGCGCTCGACCTGCCGATCCACGAGGCCGTCCTCGGCGGCTGCAGCCACGGCGAGGACGCCGACCGCCCCGCACTGATCGACGGGATCACCGGACGGAGCGTCAGCTACCGGGAGCTGGACGCCGGCACCCGGCGGGTCGCCGCGGGGCTGGCCGAGGCGGGCGTCGCCAAGGGCGACGTGGTGGCGCTGTTCAGCCCCAACACCCTCGCCTACCCATTGGCGTTCTACGGCGCGACCCGCGCGGGCGCCACCGTCACCCCGGTCAGCTCGCTGGCCACCGCGGAGGAGCTGGCCGGCCAGTTGCGCGACTCCGGGGCCCGCTGGATCGTCACCGTCTCGGCGTTCCTGCCGGTCGCCCGGCAGGCCGCCGCCGCGCACCCGGTGGCCGAGATATTCGTCTGCGACGGCGCCGAGGGCCACCGCTCGCTGCTCGACCTGGCCGCGAGTTCCGCCCCGGAGCCCGCGCTCGCGCTCGACCCGGCCGCCGACCTGGCCGTGCTGCCCTACTCCAGCGGCACCACCGGCCTGCCCAAGGGCGTGATGCTCACCCACCGCTCGGTGTCCACCAACCTCGCCCAGGTCGACGCCCTGCTCGGCCCCCGCCCCGGCGAACGCATCCTGGCCGTGCTGCCGTTCTTCCACATCTACGGCCTCACCGCCCTGCTCAACCGCCCGCTGCGGGCCCGCTCCACCGTGGTGGTGCTGCCCCGGTTCGACCTGGAGCAGTTCCTGACGGCCATTCAGGAGCACCGGATCGAGGCGGTCTACGTGGCCCCGCCGATCGTGCTGGCGCTGGCCAAGCACCCGGTGGTGGACCGCTACGACCTGTCCTCGGTCCGCCACGTGCTGAGCGCCGCCGCCCCGCTGGACGCCGAACTCGCCGCCGCCTGCGCCCGCCGCCTCGGCCTGCCGCACCTGCTGCAGGGCTACGGCATGACCGAGCTGTCCCCGGTCACCCACGTCGTCCCGCCGAACGACCCGAACCCGCCGGTCGGCACCGTCGGCCGGCTGGTCCCCGGCACCGAACTGCGGGTGGTCGCGCTGGACGACCCGGGGCGCGACCTCGGCCCGGGCGAGGACGGCGAACTGCTGTTCCGCGGCCCGCAGGTGATGAAGGGCTACTTCGGCCGGGACTCCGAGACCGCCGCGATCATCGACCCGGACGGCTGGCTGCACACCGGCGACGTCGGCCACGTCGACGCCGAGGGCTACCTGTACGTGGTCGACCGGGTCAAGGAACTGATCAAGTACAAGGGCTACCAGGTCGCCCCCGCCGAACTGGAGGCCCTGCTGCTCACCCACCCGAGCATCGCCGACGCCGCCGTCATCGGCGTCACCGACCGGGACGGCACCGAGCGCCCCAAGGCGTTCGTGGTGCCCGCGTTCGGCTGCGAGCTCGCCGAGCAGGAGGTGATCGAGTACGTGGCCAGGCGGGTCGCCCCGTACAAGAAGGTGCGCGAGGTGGAGTTCCTGGAGGCGGTGCCGAAGTCCGCCAGCGGCAAGATCCTCCGCCGCGAACTGCGGGACCGCGCGACGGGGCGGTAACCGCCGGGCGGGCCGTGCATAGGATCGGAACCCGGGCCCGGACACACCGGCCCGGCAGTCGAGCAGGAGCCGCCGATGACGACCAGCACGGCCCGCACCCCCGGCGCCCCCGCCGCCCGCACCCCCCAGCAGGACCGCAGCCGCGCCACCCGGCGGCGGCTGCTGGAGGCGGCGGTGGAGTGCCTGGCCGAGGTCGGCTGGAACGGCTCCACGGTGCTGGTGGTCGCCGAGCGGGCCGGCGTCACCCGCGGCGCCGCCCAGCACCACTTCCGCACCCGCGAGGACCTGTTCACCGCCGCCGTCGAACACGTCGCCGCGGAACGGCTGGCCGTCGTCCTCGCCGACGTCGCCCAGCTGCCGCCGCCAGGCCCCGCCCGCACCCAGGCCGTGGTGGAGGCGATCGTCCGCCTCTACACCGGCCCGCTGTTCCGCGCCGCCCTGCACCTGTGGGTCGCCGCCGCCACCGAGGACCCGCTGCGCGAACGGATCGTCAGCCTGGAGAACCACGTCGGCCGGGAGGCGCACCGCGCCGCCGTCGAGTGCCTCGGCGCGGACGAGTCGGCGACCGGCGTCCGGGAGACCGTGCAGGCCACCCTCGACCTGGCCCGCGGCCTCGGCCTGGCCAACCTGCTCACCGACGACGGGCCGCGCCGGGCCGGCATCGTCCGCCAGTGGTCCCGCCTCCTGGACGCCGCGCTGACCAGCTGAAACCGCACCGGCACAGGTCGGCACCGGCAGATCGGCACCGCACCCTTGCCCGGAAAGCCCGGAATCCAGGAGACTCACCTTTTCGGTTCGACCGCCCGCACGACCACCAGTCGCCAGCGTGCGGCGGGCCGGGCAGTCTGGTGGAAGCCGGAACGACCGGTGGAACCGGGGAAGGTACCGGGCAGGTGGCCAACTGAGCACGCACGGGTTCGAACAGACGCCCGGCCGCGACGCGGCGGGCGCCGCTTCCGCGCGCCTGGCCGGACACCGCCTGGTCCCGCTCGCCACCGCCCTGGTCCAGGACGACGGCCGGATCCTGCACTGGAGCGAGGAGGCCGAGGCCCTCACCGGCTGGTCCGCCCAGGAGGCGATCGGCGCGTACCCCGCCCGGCTGCTGCTCCCCGAGGAGGCCCGCGAGGCCGGCGAGAAGCTGTTCCGCCAACTGGTGGCCGGCCGCGGCTGGTCCGGCACCCACCTGATCCGCCGCCGGGACGGCTCACCGATCGAGCTGGAGTTCCACACCTACCCGATCGCCGGACCCGACGGGCGCACCCTGCTGCTCGCCACCGCCTCCGACGTGCACACGCTGCGCGAGGTGGAGTCCGACCTGGCCGTGCTGGACGGCTTCTTCACCCAGTCCCCGATCGGCCTCGCCGTCTACGACACCGACCTGCGCTTCGTCCGGCTGAACGAGGCGCTCGCCCGGATCAACGGCCTCACCGTAGAACAGCACCTCGGCCGCCGGATCGCCACCGTCCTGCCGGGCATCAACGCCGCCGAGGTGGAGGCCGTGATGCGGCAGGTGCTGACCACCGGCAACCCGGTGATAGACGCCCGCTCGCACGGCCGGGTCCCCGGCGACCCGCGCCGCGACCGGGCCTGGTCGGCCTCGTACTTCCGGCTGGAGGACTCCACCGGCCGGGTGCTCGGCGTGTCCTCCTCCATCATCGACGTCACCGAACGGTTCCAGGCCGAGGCCAGGGCCGCCCGCGCCCAGGAGCGGCTCAGCCTGCTGGCCTCCGCCAGCGCCCGCATCGGCACCACCCTGGACCTGCGGCGCACCGCCGAGGAGCTGGTCGAGGCGGTCATCCCGCGGTTCGCCGACTTCGCCACCGTCGACCTGCTGGAGCCGGTGCTGCGCGGCGAGGAGCCCGCGCCGATCCAGCCCGAGAAGTCCATCCAGGTGCGCGCCGTCGCGGTCGGCGAGGCGTACGGCTCCGGCCTGACCGGCGCCGCCGACCAGATCGGCGGGACCACCGAGTACGGCCCGCACCGGGTCTACACCCAGTGCCTGCGCTCCGGCCGCCCGCTGCTCAAGCCGCACGTCGACGAGGAGGTGCTGCGCGGGCTCGTCCCCGACCCCGACCGGGTCGGCCCCGGCATGGCCGCCGGCATCCACTCGTACCTGCTGGTGCCGGTGATCGCCCGCGGCATGGTGCTCGGCGGCGCCGAGTTCGTCCGCACCCGCAACCCCGAGCCGTTCGGCGCCGCGGACGTCTCGCTGGCCGAGGAACTCGTCGCCCGGGCCGCGCTCGCCATCGACAACGCCCGGCTCTACCGCCGCGAACGCGAGACCGCCCTCACCCTGCAGCGCAGCCTGCTGCCGCAGGAGATCCACCGCACCCTCGGCCTGGAGATCGCCCACCGCTACCTGCCGTCCAGCGTGGTCAGCGAGGTCGGCGGCGACTGGTTCGACGTGGTGCCGCTGTCCTGCGGGCGGGTCGCGCTGGTGGTCGGCGACGTGATGGGCCACGGCATCCGGGCCGCCGCCACGATGGGCCAACTGCGCACCGTCGCGCGCACCCTGGCCACCCTCGACCTGCCGCCGGAGCAGGTCCTCGGGCGGCTCGACGAGACCGCCTCGGCGATCGGCGAGGGCCAGTTCGCCACCTGCGTCTGCGCCGTCTACGACCCCGTCGACCGCACCTTCGTGATCGCCTCCGCCGGCCACCTCCCGCCGATCCGGGTCGACCCCGACGGCACCCCGCACGTGGTCCACCTGCCGCCCGGCGTGCCGCTCGGCGTCGGCGGCGGCGGCGGCGCGTTCGAGTCCACCGAGTTCACGCTGCCCGCGGGCTCCACGTTCGCGCTCTACACCGACGGCCTGGTCGAGCGCCGCGGACGCGACCTCGACGAGGGCATCGACCTGCTGGCCCGCACCCTCTCCACCCCCGGCCGGACCCTGGAGGAGAGCTGCGACGCCGCGCTCTCCGCGCTGGTCACCGACGGCACCGAGGACGACATCGCGATGATCATGGCCCGGGTGCTGCCGGTGCCCTCGGACCGGATCGCCACCCTGCTGCTGCCCAGCGAAGGCCCGCTGCCCGCCCGCGCCCGCCGCTTCACCCGCACCACGCTGGAGAGCTGGGGCCTGTCGGCGCTCATCGACTACGCCGAACTCGTGGTCAGCGAACTCGTCACCAACGCCCTGCTGCACGCCGACGCCCCGCGCCGGCTGCGGCTGTTCCGCGACCGGACCCTCACCCTGGAGGTCGCCGACGCCGGCGGCCAACCGCCCCGGCTGCGCAGCTCCGCCGAGGAGGACGAGGGCGGGCGCGGCATCCACCTGGTCAGCGAGCTGGCCCACCGGTGGGGGAGCCGGCCGACCCGGCACGGCAAGGTGGTCTGGGCGGAGATCGAGCTGCCGTACCGGTCCGGCTGACACCCGCCTGGCGGCGACCGGTCGCCCGGGCTGCGGAGCTGACGGACAGTCGGAGAAACCCCTCGCTGAAAGGCTCCGACGTGCCCGTTCGCATCCTCGCCGCCGCCGGCCTGCTCGCCCTCGCCGCCGGGGCCGCCGCCCTCGCCCCGCAGTCCGGGCCCGCCGGCCTGCCGCTCGACCCGCCCGGCGCCTCGGCCGACAGTTCCACCAGTGCCGAGCCGAGCGCCGAGCCGAGCGCCGAGCCCAGCCCCGCACCGAGCGGGGCACCGAGCGCCTCGGCCGGCGCGGAGCCCAGCGGTTCGCCCGTCGCGAGCCCGTCGCCGTCCGGGTCCACGCCGACCGGGCCCACCGACCCGCCGACCGGCACGCCGCAGCCCACCGCCCCGCCCGCGGCGACCGCCATCGCGATCGGCGGCGTCGCCATCGACCCGAAGATCCCCGGCCGGGCCCGGGTCACCCTCGCCTACACCTGCGCCCCGACGGACGGGCCGCGCTCGCTGAACACCTCGGTCGAGCAGACCGACCCGGCGGACCCCGCCACCATCGCGTTCGGCTCCACCCGGACCTCGCCCACCCTGCTGGTCTGCGACAACACCGCGCAGAGCATCGGCGTGGTCGTCCAGTCCAAGACCAGCAACTGGCTGCCCGGCGTCGACGCCGTGCTGATCACCACCCTGACCGACCTCGGCGCCACCCCGCCCGCCGCCGCCGACGCCCGCAAGCTGGTCCTCGACCTGCCGCCCGCGGCCTGACGCCGCGTCAACGACCCGGCGCGCCGCCCGTCCGGGGGCGTCCGGGTCGCGGAGACTGGACGCCGGACGGAAGGAAGCCCGCGGATGACCCAGCCCACGACGGCCACCGCCACCACCCCGGAGGTGCGCCGCTGGCGGGCCCTCGCGGTATGCCTGGTCGCCGGGTTCATGACCCTGCTCGACGTGTCGATCGTCAACGTCGCCCTGCCGTCCGTGCGCAGCGGGCTGCACATGTCCGAGGCCGGCCTGCAGTGGGTGCTGTCCGGTTACTCGCTGGCCTTCGGACTGGTCCTGGTGCCCGCCGGCCGGCTCGGCGACGCGATCGGCCGCCGCCCGGTGTTCCTCACCGGCCTGGCCCTGTTCACCGCCACCAGCGCGCTCGCGGGCGCCGCCCAGAACGAGATCTGGCTGGTGGTCGCCCGGCTGCTGCAGGGCATGGCGGGCGGCCTGCTGGTGCCGCAGGTGTCCGGCTTCATCCAGCAGCTCTTCCGCGGCGGCGAGCGGGCCCGTGCGTTCGGCCTGCTCGGCACCACCATCGGCTTCTCCACCGCCGTCGGCCCGCTGCTCGGCGGGCTGCTGATCGCCGCGTTCGGCACCGCCGAGGGCTGGCGGTGGGTGTTCTACGTCAACCTGCCGATCGGCATCGCCGTCCTCCCGTTCGCCCGCCGCCTGCTGCCCGCACCCACCCCCGACACCTGCTCCCGCCGGGACTTCGACCCCGTGGGCGTGCTGCTGCTCGGCGCGGGCACCGTCCTGCTGCTGCTCCCGCTGGTGCAGGCGCAGTGGCACGACCCGCGCAAGTGGCTGCTGCTGGGCTGCTCCGCCGCGCTGCTGGCGGCGTTCGTCGAGTGGGAGCGCCGGTACGCGCGGCGGCACGAGCCGCTGGTGCACCCCGCGCTGTTCGGCACGGGCTCGTTCACCAGCGGCGCACTGGTCTCGCTGCTGTACTTCGCCGGGTTCACCGCGGTGTTCTTCGTCTTCACGCTGTACCTGCAGTCCGGTCGGCACTACACCGCGCTGCAGGCCGGTCTCGCCATCACCCCCTTCGCGCTGGCCTCCGCCGTCGCCTCCACCATCGGCGGGCGGATCGTGGTCCGTTTCGGGCGGCGGCTGATCGTGGTCGGCCTGGCCACCGTCGCGGTCGGCCTGGCGCTGGCCGCGCTCACCGTCCACCTTTTCAACGGGCCGTACGTCGGCTGGGCCACCGCGCTCCCGCTGCTGCTCGCGGGCCTGGGGAGCGGCCTGGTGGTCTCGCCGAACCAGGCGCTGACCCTCAGCGACGTGCCGGTCGCCCGGGCCGGGTCGGCCGGGGGAGTGCTGCAGACCGCGCAGCGGATCGGTTCCGCCGCGGGCATCGCCACCGTCGGCGCGACCTTCTTCGCCCACCTGCACACCCCGGCCGACTACCCGGCGGCCTTCCAGCTGAGCCTGGCCGTGGTGATCGGCTTCGTGCTGCTGGCCTTGGCCGCGGCGCTGCGGACCTGACCCCCCGTCACCCCGGCCCGCCGCCCAGCGCATCGTCCACCACCCGCGCCACCTCCTCCGCGGAGCCGGCCAGGACACCCGACAGCGAGACGTGCCCCTACCCGGACGCTGCCGTTGTCGAACCCCGCTGCCGCCGACCCTCCGCGACGAGGGCATCCGCACCGCGATCCGGGCCCGCCGCCAGCACCCCGGCCTGACGGCGCCGGTGCTTCCCCGGTACGTCCAGCGCAGCCACGCCGCCGAACTTCTCGCCGACGCGCCGTGCACCAGCGCATCGGCGACGCCGCCGTCGCGGCCCGGCTGGTGATCACCGAGAGCGCCGTGCACCAGCGCGTCGGCAACGTCCTCGCCGAGCTCGGCCGGTCACCCGCGGGCGACCGTCCCGCCGGGGCAGTGGCGGCTCACCCGGCTGAGCCGTCACTGCCCCGGCGGGCTGCGGTCAGCTCAGCCCGGCCACGCCGCGCACGCCCACCCGCAGCGCGGCCACCGGGTCGCCGACGGCGCCGGTGGCCCGCCAGCCGATGAACCCGTCGGGCCGGACCAGCACGGCGCCGCCGGGCCGCAGCCCGTACGAGGCGGGCCAGCCGACCGGGGCGACCGGCCCGGCCGGGCGGGCGCCCGACGGGGCGTCGGGCAGCGGCTCGGGCCGCAGGTCGCCGCCCTCGCCGACCAGGAAGCAGCGCACCGGCACGCCGGTCTCCGCGGCGACCTGCCGGGCCGCGTCCGGCCAGCGGGCGCCGTCGGCCGCCGGGGCGAGCAGCACCGGCGCGTCGGTGAACAGGTCGAGGGTGGAGCGCCGGGCGCCCTGGGCGTCCCGGACCCAGACGTGCGGCGCGCGGGTGCCGACCTCGCCCGTCGCGGCGAAGCGCTCCGGGATGACGCCCGCGGTGGCGTCCGCGCCGACCAGCGCGCCCTCGACGTAGCGGTAGCCGAGCGCCACCGCGAGGACGTTGGTGCGCGGCCCGCCGACCGGGGCCGCGTCGAAGCCGGGGTGCTGGTGCTCCACCGAGCGCGCCGCGGCCCGCGCGGCGGTCTGCACGGCGACCGGCCGGCGCTCCACGCCGTAGGAGTCGAGCAGCCGGGGGCCGCCCCACCCGCCGAGCACGGCGGCCAGCTTCCAGGCCAGGTTGTGCGCGTCCTGGATGCCGGTGTTGGAGCCGAACGCCCCGGTGGGCGGCATCTCGTGGGCGGAGTCGCCGCACAGGAACACCCGCCCGGCGGAGTAGCGGTCGGCGACCCGTTCGGCGGCGTGCCAGGGCGCGCGGCCGGTGATCTCCACCTCCAGGTCGGGCACGCCCGCCGCGGCCCGGATGTGGGCGATGCACCGGGCGTCCGTGAAGTCCTCGACGTCCTCGCCGCGTTCGGGGTGCCAGGGCAGGTGGAACACCCACTGCTCGCGGTTGTCGACGGGCAGCAGCGCGCCCGCGCCGGCCGGGTCGGTGAGGTAGCAGGCGATGAACAGGCGGTCGCCCACCACGTCGGCGAGCCGCTTGGCCCGGAAGGTGACGCTGACGTTGTGGAACAGGTCGCCGCGCCCGGACTGCCCGATGCCGAGCCGCTCCCGGACGGGGCTGCGCGGACCGTCCGCCGCGATCAGGTAGTCCGCGCGGACCTCGCGCTCCTCACCGGTGGCCCGGTCCCGCAGACGGGCCGTCACCCCGTCGGCGTCCTGCTCGAAGGTCAGCAGTTCGGTGTTGAAGCGGACGTCGCCGAGCTCGGCGGCGTGCCGCTGCAGCACCGGCTCCAGGTCGTTCTGGCTGCACAGGCACCACCCGGACGGGCTGAACCTGGCGAGGCCCCCGCCCGGGTCGATCTCCCGGAACAGCCACTCCTGCTCGCCGCCGGAGAGCGTCTCGGCCTGCAGGATGCCGTGGTTGTCGGCCAGCACCGAGGCGGCGTCGCGGATGTCCTGCTCGACGCCGGCGACCCGGAACAGCTCCATCGTCCGCAGGTTGTTCCCGCGCCCGCGCGGGTGCCGGGAGGTCTCCGCGTGCCGTTCCACCAGCAGGTGCGGTACGCCGAGCCGGCCGAGGAAAAGCGAGGCCGACAGTCCGACCAGCGAACCGCCGGTGATCAGGACCGGAACCCGGTCCGCCATCTGTGTGTTCATCAACTCTGCTCCATCCGTGCGGGGCGCTGGACGCGCCAGACGGGATATCCATCCCCCGTCGTCGACGTGCACTCAGGGTGCTTCGCCCGGATGGCCGCGAAGTCTCGCGCGGGCTGCCGAACCGACCTGACGATCGAGGGCGAACCAACTCCCGCCCCGCCGACCCTCCCGGCCACCTCGGCCCGCATCCGCTGTCGGCGAAGGGCCATCTGTGAACGAACGACAGGATCCGTTGCCATGACCCTGCTCTCCGAATCCGTGGAGAAGACCACCGGCCGGCCCACCCCGGGCCGGCTTCGCGTCGTCCTGATGCTGGACGTCCACGAGGGCGCCCAGGACCGTTTCCTGGACGCCTACGAACTGCTGCGCTACCAGGTCTCCGCCGTGCCCGGGCACGTCAGCGACCAGCTCTGCCAGTCCATCGACGACCCCAACCGCTGGCTGATCACCAGCGAGTGGGAGAGCGCCGAACCCTTCCTCGCCTGGGTCGACAGCCCCTCCCACCGCGAGATGGTCAAGCCCATGCACGGCTGCGTCCGCGACACCCGCTCGCTGCGCTACACCGTGCTGCGCGAGACCCACGGAGCCGTCGCCACCGACACCGACGCCGCCCCGCTGCGGCCCGGCGAGCACCACCCGGGCGTGCCCGGCGTGCCGCGCCCCGGCCCGGACGGGGTGGTCCGGCACGCGCTGAGCTTCACCGTGCGGCCCGGCGCCGAGGGCAAGGCCGCCGAACTGCTCTCCGCCTACCGCTCCCCGCAGGCCCGGGTCGACGACACCACCCGCCTGCTGCGCACCTCGCTGTTCATGCGCGGCAACCGCGTGGTGCGCTGCGTCGAGGTGGCCGGCGACCTGGTCGCGGCGCTGCGGCACGTCGCCCGGCAGCCCGAGGTGCGCGCCGTCGAGGAGGCGATCAACCCGTACCTGGAGGAGGACCGCGACCTCGACGACCCGCTGTCCGCCCGGGACTTCTTCCAGCGCGCCGCGCTGCCCGCGGTCCACCACCACGCCGCGCTGAAGACCGGCCGGACCCAGCGGCACGCCTACCTGTACCCGGTGCGCCCCGGCTGCGGGGCCGCGCTCGCCGAACTGCTGGCCAGCGAGGACGAGCACGCCGTCGCCGACCCCGGCGGGCCGCTGGTGCGGGCGACCGTCTACCGGCACGAGGACCTGGTGGTCCGGCTGGTCGACCTGCTCGCCGACCCCGCCGCCGACCCGGCCACCGCGCTGGGCGTGGCCGGCCTGCGCGCCGCCGCCGTCCTCGGCAAGCTCGCCGAGGTCCCCGCCGAGCACCCCGTGCCCAGCGCCGACGGCCTGCGCCACCTGCTGGCCGAGTGCGCGATGACCCCGGTCACCGACCGCACCTCCGCCGACGCCTGAGCGCCCGTCACCCCGAACCGTCCGCACCGCCCCGAGAGGAAGTCCCACCGTGACCACCGAGATGCCACGCGTCGTCCACGTCGACGACGCGCCCCCGAACCGCAAGCGCGGCGGCGACCTGCGGGCCATGCTCACCCCGACCGTCTGCGGCGCGACCAGCGGGTTCATGGGGGTGGCGATCGTCGAACCGGGCGACCGGATCGGCGAGCACTACCACCCGTACTCCGAGGAGTTCGTGTTCGTGATGTCCGGCGACCTGGAGGTCGACCTGGACGGCGTCACCCAGGTGCTGCGGCCCGACCAGGGGCTGATGATCCCGGTCGGGATGCGGCACCGGTTCCGCAACGTCGGCAGCACCGAGGCCCGGATGGTCTTCCACCTCGGCCCGCTCGCCCCGCGCCCCGAGCTCGGGCACGTCGACACCGAGGAGGAGCGCGCGACGGAAGCCGGCCCGCCGGAACCCGCTGGGGCGGCCTCGTGAGCCGCCGGGTCGCGGTGACCGGGATCGGCGTGGTCGCGCCCGGCGGCATCGGCGTCCCGCGGTTCTGGGAGCTGCTGACCGCCGGTCGCACCGCCACCCGCGGCATCACCCTGTTCGACCCGGAGGGCTTCCGGTCCCGGATCGCCGCCGAGTGCGACTTCGACCCGGCCGCGCACGGCCTGACGCCCGATCAGGTGGCCCGCAACGACCGGTACGTGCAGTTCGCGCTGGTCGCCGCCGCCGAGGCGGTCGCCGACGCCGGGCTCGACCCGGAGCGCGAGGACCCGTGGCGGATCGGCGTCTCGCTCGGCACCGCGGTCGGCGGCACCACCCGGCTGGAACACGACTACGTGCTGGTCAGCAACCGCGGCGAGCACTGGGGCGTCGACCACCGGGCCGCCCAGCCGCACCTGGAGCGGGCGTTCTCCCCGTCCACGCTGGCCTCCGCGGTCGCCGAGCGGTTCGGCGCCCACGGCCCGGTGCAGACCGTCTCCACGGGCTGCACCTCCGGCCTGGACGCCGTCGGCTACGCGGCGCTCGCCATCGAGGAGGGCCGCGCCGACGTGATCGTCGCCGGAGCCTGCGACTCGCCGATCTCCCCGATCACGGTCGCCTGCTTCGACGCCATCAAGGCCACCTCGGCCCGCAACGACGACCCCGAGCACGCCTCCCGCCCGTTCGACGCCGGCCGCGACGGCTTCGTGCTCGGCGAGGGCGGCGCGGTGCTGGTGCTGGAGGAGTGGGAGCACGCCCGGCGGCGCGGCGCCCGGATCTACGCCGAACTCGGCGGCTTCGCCACCTTCGGCAACGCGTACCACATGACCGGGCTCACCCAGGACGGCCTGGAGATGTCCGAGGCGATCGACCGGGCCCTCGCCCACGCCGAGGTCCCCGGCGAGGCGGTCGACTACGTCAACGCGCACGGCTCCGGCACCAAGCAGAACGACCGGCACGAGACCGCCGCGGTCAAACGCTCGCTCGGTGAGCACGCCCGGCGGACCCCGATGAGCTCCATCAAGTCGATGGTCGGGCACTCGCTCGGCGCGATCGGCGCCATCGAGCTGGTCGCCTGCACCCTCGCCCTGCACCACGGCGTGGTCCCGCCGACCGCCAACTACACCGAACGCGACCCCGAGTGCGACCTCGACTACGTCCCCCGCACCGCCCGCGAGGCCCGGCTGCGGCACGTGCTCTCGGTCGGCAGCGGCTTCGGCGGATTCCAGTCCGCGGTCGTGCTGAGCAAGGTGGAGGCGGCCGCATGAGCGAACGCTGCGCGGTGATCACCGGCGTCGGCGTGGTCGCCCCGAACGGGATCGGCGCGGACGACTACTGGAAGGCCCTGCGGGAAGGCCGCTCGACGCTCGGCCCGATCGACCGGGAGGGCTGCGAACACCTGCCGCTGAAGGTGGCCGGCCTGGTCCGCGGCTTCGACGCCGAGGACTACGTCGAACCGCGGTTCCTGGTGCAGACCGACCGGTTCACGCACTTCGCGATGGCCGCCGCCGAACTCGCCATGGCCGACGCTGACCTGGCGGACCACCCGGAGGACCCGTTCGGCGTCGCCGTGGTCACGGCGGCCGGCTCCGGCGGC
The DNA window shown above is from Streptomyces sp. TLI_171 and carries:
- a CDS encoding inositol monophosphatase family protein, which encodes MTIMNTAGGDAELALRAAEAGARAVRGRPWTTAERHHKGGGDFATTADLVAEQVILDVLRAARPGDAFTAEESGRTGAADARRRWLIDPLCGTLNYAVGTHLVGVNVALREAGRITAAATADPYTGETYWTDGARAHLRHAGADTPLAPSAESALVDLNLDPPYPNAPALRVARLLTDPDFEAAFRPRVVSTTLAVAWVAAGRRAAYLTDGHLADSVHFAAGIALCEAAGCTVTDLRGRPVHSAEGGLIAAADPATHARLLDLITRQASPAVPR
- a CDS encoding 4-coumarate--CoA ligase family protein encodes the protein MVFHSDYPTVAALDLPIHEAVLGGCSHGEDADRPALIDGITGRSVSYRELDAGTRRVAAGLAEAGVAKGDVVALFSPNTLAYPLAFYGATRAGATVTPVSSLATAEELAGQLRDSGARWIVTVSAFLPVARQAAAAHPVAEIFVCDGAEGHRSLLDLAASSAPEPALALDPAADLAVLPYSSGTTGLPKGVMLTHRSVSTNLAQVDALLGPRPGERILAVLPFFHIYGLTALLNRPLRARSTVVVLPRFDLEQFLTAIQEHRIEAVYVAPPIVLALAKHPVVDRYDLSSVRHVLSAAAPLDAELAAACARRLGLPHLLQGYGMTELSPVTHVVPPNDPNPPVGTVGRLVPGTELRVVALDDPGRDLGPGEDGELLFRGPQVMKGYFGRDSETAAIIDPDGWLHTGDVGHVDAEGYLYVVDRVKELIKYKGYQVAPAELEALLLTHPSIADAAVIGVTDRDGTERPKAFVVPAFGCELAEQEVIEYVARRVAPYKKVREVEFLEAVPKSASGKILRRELRDRATGR
- a CDS encoding TetR/AcrR family transcriptional regulator; amino-acid sequence: MTTSTARTPGAPAARTPQQDRSRATRRRLLEAAVECLAEVGWNGSTVLVVAERAGVTRGAAQHHFRTREDLFTAAVEHVAAERLAVVLADVAQLPPPGPARTQAVVEAIVRLYTGPLFRAALHLWVAAATEDPLRERIVSLENHVGREAHRAAVECLGADESATGVRETVQATLDLARGLGLANLLTDDGPRRAGIVRQWSRLLDAALTS
- a CDS encoding SpoIIE family protein phosphatase is translated as MRRAGQSGGSRNDRWNRGRYRAGGQLSTHGFEQTPGRDAAGAASARLAGHRLVPLATALVQDDGRILHWSEEAEALTGWSAQEAIGAYPARLLLPEEAREAGEKLFRQLVAGRGWSGTHLIRRRDGSPIELEFHTYPIAGPDGRTLLLATASDVHTLREVESDLAVLDGFFTQSPIGLAVYDTDLRFVRLNEALARINGLTVEQHLGRRIATVLPGINAAEVEAVMRQVLTTGNPVIDARSHGRVPGDPRRDRAWSASYFRLEDSTGRVLGVSSSIIDVTERFQAEARAARAQERLSLLASASARIGTTLDLRRTAEELVEAVIPRFADFATVDLLEPVLRGEEPAPIQPEKSIQVRAVAVGEAYGSGLTGAADQIGGTTEYGPHRVYTQCLRSGRPLLKPHVDEEVLRGLVPDPDRVGPGMAAGIHSYLLVPVIARGMVLGGAEFVRTRNPEPFGAADVSLAEELVARAALAIDNARLYRRERETALTLQRSLLPQEIHRTLGLEIAHRYLPSSVVSEVGGDWFDVVPLSCGRVALVVGDVMGHGIRAAATMGQLRTVARTLATLDLPPEQVLGRLDETASAIGEGQFATCVCAVYDPVDRTFVIASAGHLPPIRVDPDGTPHVVHLPPGVPLGVGGGGGAFESTEFTLPAGSTFALYTDGLVERRGRDLDEGIDLLARTLSTPGRTLEESCDAALSALVTDGTEDDIAMIMARVLPVPSDRIATLLLPSEGPLPARARRFTRTTLESWGLSALIDYAELVVSELVTNALLHADAPRRLRLFRDRTLTLEVADAGGQPPRLRSSAEEDEGGRGIHLVSELAHRWGSRPTRHGKVVWAEIELPYRSG
- a CDS encoding MFS transporter; amino-acid sequence: MTQPTTATATTPEVRRWRALAVCLVAGFMTLLDVSIVNVALPSVRSGLHMSEAGLQWVLSGYSLAFGLVLVPAGRLGDAIGRRPVFLTGLALFTATSALAGAAQNEIWLVVARLLQGMAGGLLVPQVSGFIQQLFRGGERARAFGLLGTTIGFSTAVGPLLGGLLIAAFGTAEGWRWVFYVNLPIGIAVLPFARRLLPAPTPDTCSRRDFDPVGVLLLGAGTVLLLLPLVQAQWHDPRKWLLLGCSAALLAAFVEWERRYARRHEPLVHPALFGTGSFTSGALVSLLYFAGFTAVFFVFTLYLQSGRHYTALQAGLAITPFALASAVASTIGGRIVVRFGRRLIVVGLATVAVGLALAALTVHLFNGPYVGWATALPLLLAGLGSGLVVSPNQALTLSDVPVARAGSAGGVLQTAQRIGSAAGIATVGATFFAHLHTPADYPAAFQLSLAVVIGFVLLALAAALRT